In Parasegetibacter sp. NRK P23, the genomic stretch CATTCATTTATATTCATGGCGTGCCGCTGTTTCAGATCAATATCCCGCAGGGCAAGTTCATCCTCTTCACCAAAGTATTCTGGCCCCAGGACTTCTTCATCTTCGCGCTGGCCATGATCGCGTTCATCGTGTTCATTATTCTCTTCACCGCGGCGTTCGGAAGGTTGTTCTGCGGTTGGGCCTGTCCGCAGACCATTTTTATGGAAATGCTTTTCCGCAGGCTCGAATACTGGATTGAAGGCTCCGCCGCAAAGCAGAAATTGCTGAACAAAGCGCCCTGGAATACAGATAAGATTATGCGTAAAACGGGTAAGCACATCGCCTTCTTCCTGCTTTCTTTTTTGATCGCGAATACATTCCTGGCTTATATCATTGGTATCCACGACCTGAAAAAGATCATCACCGAGCCTGTGACTGAACACCTTGGCGGGTTCTTCTCGCTCATCATTTTTACGGGCATATTTTACAGCGTGTATGCTTTTTTCCGCGAACAGGCCTGTACCGTTGTTTGTCCGTACGGCAGGTTGCAGGGCGTATTGCTGGATAAGAATTCCGTGGCCGTGGCTTATGATTACAACCGCGGGGAGCCGAGGGGGAAATTCAAAAAAGGAAATACTTCAGGCGGCGATTGTATTGATTGTTTCCAATGTGTGAAAGTGTGCCCAACGGGCATAGATATACGAAATGGCATCCAGATGGAGTGTGTGGGTTGTACGGCCTGTATTGATGCCTGCGACCGCATGATGGAAAGCATCGGAAAGCCACTCGGGCTGATCCGCTACGCTTCGGAAAATTCGATCGCTAAAAAGCAGCCGCTTCGTTTTACCGCTCGCATGAAGTTATATTCTGCGCTGTTGCTGGTGATTGTTGGATTGCTTTCTTTCATGATCTATACCCGGAAAGATGTGATCGTTACCGTGCTCCGCGCCCCTGGTATGTTGTACCAGGAAAGGGGCACAGACAGTCTTTCCAACCTCTACAATGTAAAGTTGTCCAATAAAACCATTCATCCCCTGGAACTTACCTTGGAAGTGGATTTTCCCGGGGCGAGGGTGGAATATGTCGGGAAACGTTCGTTGCACGTGGCGCCGCAGGCGCAGGGGGAAGGGACTTTCTTTATTGTACTTCCGCAGCAAAACATCAAAGGACGTAAAACAGCTTTGCAAATCAATATTTACGAGGGCGATAAGAAACTGGCGCATACGGCTACCAGTTTTCTCGGTCCCGTTCAACCTTAAATAAACGACCATGAACTGGGGTAAAGGAATACTGATCGTTTTCATTTTGTTCGCCACACTCATAGGCACACTCGTGTTTAAAAGCAATGGCGTGAAAACGGAGCTTGTCACGAAGAATTATTATGAAGAAGAGCTGGCGTACCAGGATAAGATTGATGGCATGACCAACGCGCGGCGCCATGATATGAACGCGACAGTTTCACAGGACAACGAAACGCTCCGTTTCCAATGGCCGGATTCGCTGGACTTTCCCACAGAAGGAGAGCTATGGTTCTACTATGCTTCAGATGCATCAAGGGATCGGAAGATGCGTTTTTCCACAGCGGGTTCCGGTGTTTTTGAGCTGGATAAATCGGTGTTATCAACGGGGGATTACCAGGTGAAAATCAGTTGGGAAAAGGCGGGTAAAAAATACTATCAATCATGTCCGGTATCCATCTACTGAGTGTGAACTTTTCGTTGTTCCTGCCTGCTTTGGTATTGGGGGCCATCAGCAGTATGCACTGCGTGGGCATGTGCGGGCCCATCGCTTTTGCGTTGCCGGGCATGAACGGAGGCATGTGGAAACGGTGGGTGAACATAGGCCTGTACAATATAGGCCGTGTGTCGAGTTATGCGGTAATCGGAACAGGAGCCGGACTGATAGGTAGAACATTTTATGAATACCGGTGGCACCAGTGGTTCTCCGTGATAGCCGGAGTGCTGATTATAGTGGTGGTTTTTTCGGGTAAGTTGTACAAAAGAAGAGGGGCCACTCCAAAATATGTGGCCAAACTGCAACAATTTACGGGGAAATGGTTCCACAGTGAAAAGCGTTTTGCCCCCTTCCTGATTGGGATTGGCAATGGATTTTTGCCCTGTGGGGTCGTTTACCTGGCCGTAATTTCGGCCTCCGGGATGTCGCAATCGGTGGCCGACGGGGCATTTTTTATGGCTGCTTTTGGGGTGGGAACTATTCCCGCTTTGCTGGCGCTATCCGCTTTTGGCTTCTTCTTCAGGGCATCCGTGAGGAACTCC encodes the following:
- the ccoG gene encoding cytochrome c oxidase accessory protein CcoG, whose product is MPDPSNIPSQTFRDTLATVSATGKRNWIYAQQPKGKWYTRRTVLSWAYFILFFSVPFIYIHGVPLFQINIPQGKFILFTKVFWPQDFFIFALAMIAFIVFIILFTAAFGRLFCGWACPQTIFMEMLFRRLEYWIEGSAAKQKLLNKAPWNTDKIMRKTGKHIAFFLLSFLIANTFLAYIIGIHDLKKIITEPVTEHLGGFFSLIIFTGIFYSVYAFFREQACTVVCPYGRLQGVLLDKNSVAVAYDYNRGEPRGKFKKGNTSGGDCIDCFQCVKVCPTGIDIRNGIQMECVGCTACIDACDRMMESIGKPLGLIRYASENSIAKKQPLRFTARMKLYSALLLVIVGLLSFMIYTRKDVIVTVLRAPGMLYQERGTDSLSNLYNVKLSNKTIHPLELTLEVDFPGARVEYVGKRSLHVAPQAQGEGTFFIVLPQQNIKGRKTALQINIYEGDKKLAHTATSFLGPVQP
- a CDS encoding FixH family protein encodes the protein MNWGKGILIVFILFATLIGTLVFKSNGVKTELVTKNYYEEELAYQDKIDGMTNARRHDMNATVSQDNETLRFQWPDSLDFPTEGELWFYYASDASRDRKMRFSTAGSGVFELDKSVLSTGDYQVKISWEKAGKKYYQSCPVSIY
- a CDS encoding sulfite exporter TauE/SafE family protein, whose product is MSGIHLLSVNFSLFLPALVLGAISSMHCVGMCGPIAFALPGMNGGMWKRWVNIGLYNIGRVSSYAVIGTGAGLIGRTFYEYRWHQWFSVIAGVLIIVVVFSGKLYKRRGATPKYVAKLQQFTGKWFHSEKRFAPFLIGIGNGFLPCGVVYLAVISASGMSQSVADGAFFMAAFGVGTIPALLALSAFGFFFRASVRNSYRKMIPYISIVAGVLLILRGMNLGIPFLSPEINNLMKGAIHCANN